Proteins encoded by one window of Halobacteriovorax sp. GB3:
- the nadE gene encoding NAD(+) synthase, translating into MQIYMHQTHHTMADFNGIFSYLENVVDMIEKNEYKQGLHLFPESYSTGYPLQDLCVQRSFIKNYLELIERIEKLAKRLQGHESVILFGGQVYEFDEDQLPLSIENVIYELSAKGLKDIYSKKLLPNYDIFDEKKYYREGNRSSLYRYQDKQLALLICEDMWYSSHHEVNPLDDLEAEITKNNIELDAIINLSASPFYLGKDSARLKRASEISQDFKCPFIYVNKVGAEDEILFDGSSFVLIGNKVQERASLFTPDVVSFALEKYQWDEKRAKKNVKLVNSWEGLFAATLTKKEKSLPTLRELSDNDCELILHSIKLGVQDYVKKTGLKNFLVALSGGIDSALVLAILKLIKTPEQNLEAIYMPGFFSATLSYDLSKELCENIGIKLRNLPIKFLHSNVNNLFKETFGDELDGLADENVQSRLRGALLYTRSNQTGAMVINTSNKSEIAVGYSTLYGDSVGALSILGDLYKTEVFALARYINRKYNNLLPEQIITRPPSAELREDQEDSHSLPPYERLDAILEGFLSYRYDCQDLINEGFNQAEVEKAYRLYNISEYKRKQFCPIVKLKAKSFGFGYRMPICKTF; encoded by the coding sequence ATGCAAATTTATATGCACCAAACTCATCATACAATGGCCGATTTCAATGGAATTTTTTCATACCTTGAAAACGTCGTCGATATGATTGAAAAAAATGAATATAAACAAGGACTTCACCTCTTTCCAGAGAGCTATTCCACAGGCTATCCGCTGCAAGACCTGTGCGTTCAAAGAAGTTTCATTAAAAACTATTTAGAGCTCATAGAAAGAATCGAAAAACTGGCGAAACGTCTTCAAGGACACGAGAGTGTTATTCTCTTTGGTGGCCAAGTTTATGAGTTTGACGAAGACCAGCTTCCTCTAAGTATCGAAAACGTTATTTATGAGCTAAGTGCTAAGGGCCTTAAGGATATTTATTCAAAAAAACTTCTCCCAAATTACGATATTTTTGACGAAAAAAAGTACTACCGAGAAGGAAATAGATCATCACTCTATCGCTACCAAGACAAACAACTTGCTCTGCTTATCTGTGAAGATATGTGGTATTCGAGTCACCACGAGGTCAACCCCCTCGATGATCTAGAAGCAGAAATTACAAAAAACAACATTGAACTTGATGCCATAATTAACCTCAGTGCATCGCCTTTTTATCTTGGAAAAGATAGCGCGCGATTAAAAAGGGCCAGTGAAATTTCTCAAGACTTTAAATGCCCCTTTATCTATGTCAATAAAGTGGGAGCTGAAGATGAGATTCTCTTTGATGGCTCAAGCTTTGTACTCATTGGGAATAAAGTACAAGAAAGAGCGAGCCTCTTCACGCCAGATGTTGTTTCCTTTGCCCTTGAAAAATATCAATGGGATGAGAAGAGAGCAAAAAAGAACGTTAAACTGGTCAATAGTTGGGAAGGACTCTTTGCCGCTACACTTACTAAAAAAGAAAAATCCCTGCCAACACTTCGTGAGTTAAGTGATAATGATTGTGAGCTGATCCTTCACTCCATCAAGCTTGGAGTACAAGATTATGTAAAGAAGACTGGTCTAAAAAACTTTCTCGTTGCCCTTTCAGGGGGAATTGACTCGGCCCTCGTCCTTGCCATCTTAAAGCTCATTAAAACACCTGAGCAGAATCTTGAAGCAATCTATATGCCTGGATTTTTCTCTGCAACGTTAAGTTACGACCTTTCAAAAGAGCTTTGTGAAAATATTGGAATCAAGCTTAGAAATCTTCCAATCAAATTTCTCCATAGCAACGTCAACAATCTTTTCAAGGAGACCTTTGGAGATGAACTTGATGGCCTTGCCGATGAGAACGTACAAAGTCGCCTTAGGGGTGCACTTCTCTATACGCGCTCAAATCAAACAGGGGCCATGGTTATTAACACCTCTAATAAATCAGAGATTGCTGTTGGCTACTCAACTCTCTATGGCGATTCGGTTGGCGCCTTAAGTATTCTTGGGGACCTTTATAAAACGGAAGTCTTTGCACTGGCCCGCTATATCAATAGAAAGTATAACAATCTTTTACCTGAGCAAATTATTACAAGACCTCCAAGTGCAGAGCTTAGAGAGGACCAGGAAGATTCACACTCCCTTCCACCGTATGAGCGACTTGATGCCATTTTGGAAGGATTCCTCTCCTATCGCTACGATTGTCAGGATTTAATTAATGAGGGATTTAATCAAGCTGAAGTTGAAAAAGCCTATAGACTATATAATATTTCCGAGTATAAAAGGAAGCAGTTCTGCCCTATCGTAAAATTAAAGGCGAAGAGCTTTGGTTTTGGTTACAGAATGCCGATATGTAAAACGTTTTAA
- a CDS encoding Hpt domain-containing protein, translating to MPITIEIDQDLQEIVPGFLENRAKDLIELKAAVENNDIKTLEKIGHKVAGSSGGYGFDELGKMAKSLELKAIDGHFEECAGLVGQIEAHLNELEIVYVEMD from the coding sequence ATGCCAATTACTATTGAAATTGACCAAGACCTTCAAGAGATCGTTCCAGGGTTTCTTGAAAATCGAGCCAAGGATCTAATTGAGCTAAAAGCTGCCGTTGAAAATAATGACATTAAGACACTAGAAAAAATTGGGCACAAAGTTGCTGGAAGTTCGGGAGGCTATGGCTTTGATGAACTTGGAAAGATGGCCAAGAGCCTTGAGTTGAAAGCTATCGATGGACACTTTGAGGAGTGTGCAGGCCTTGTAGGGCAAATTGAAGCGCACCTTAATGAACTTGAAATTGTTTACGTAGAAATGGATTAA
- a CDS encoding response regulator produces MNMFQKMKILTIDDDIDINKYLELIFKKNNYDIRCTTNTKDFLEQVLAFKPHLIIVDLNLEEQGFGYKIIQTLRKKFGPEMIIIVMSRRNTHDDITKALELGANDYITKPIDDALLFNKVRLFLKQSLDEDSTFAYYAVPTKNNALEFTIPLTLKKLTESGIQFFSKSLIAKEAPIQIEGALAKQLSPSGKIRFQVKDVVIDKMNDGFLVTVEFSLDEHYEIKRNVRKLLLKVAPTGIETDEFEEEEDSL; encoded by the coding sequence ATGAATATGTTTCAAAAGATGAAAATATTAACCATTGATGACGATATCGATATTAATAAATATCTTGAACTCATATTTAAAAAAAATAATTACGACATTCGCTGTACGACAAATACAAAAGACTTTCTAGAGCAAGTTCTCGCTTTTAAGCCCCATCTCATTATTGTCGATCTCAATTTAGAGGAGCAAGGATTTGGTTACAAAATCATTCAAACTCTAAGAAAAAAGTTTGGCCCAGAGATGATTATCATTGTCATGTCCAGAAGAAATACTCATGACGATATCACAAAGGCCCTTGAACTAGGTGCCAATGACTACATCACAAAACCAATTGATGATGCTCTACTTTTTAATAAAGTAAGGCTCTTTTTAAAACAGAGTTTAGACGAAGACAGCACCTTCGCCTACTATGCTGTGCCAACAAAGAATAATGCCCTTGAATTTACAATCCCTTTAACGCTAAAAAAATTAACAGAATCAGGTATTCAATTTTTTAGTAAGTCATTAATAGCCAAAGAAGCACCCATACAAATAGAAGGGGCCCTCGCCAAGCAACTCTCCCCTTCAGGGAAGATACGTTTCCAAGTCAAAGATGTCGTCATTGATAAAATGAACGATGGTTTTCTTGTGACGGTAGAGTTCTCTCTCGACGAACACTACGAAATTAAGCGAAACGTCAGAAAACTGCTTTTAAAAGTAGCTCCGACAGGCATAGAAACGGATGAATTTGAGGAAGAAGAAGACTCTCTCTAG
- a CDS encoding response regulator, translating to MNLVFIDDSADNLNLFKIYLKGLDYSIQYFSSPQEGLDYLLNNEVDLCFLDIQMPSMSGDDLLVEYKKKCLEDKKIPCSVIALTGTTTDRELTEFKNIGFTKVLIKPILKAKMIEVIEEFEN from the coding sequence TTGAATCTAGTTTTTATTGACGATTCTGCAGATAATCTGAATCTTTTTAAAATCTATCTTAAAGGACTGGATTATAGTATCCAGTATTTTTCTTCACCTCAGGAAGGTCTTGATTACCTATTAAATAACGAAGTTGATCTTTGCTTTCTCGATATTCAAATGCCTTCGATGAGTGGTGATGATCTCTTAGTTGAATACAAAAAGAAGTGTCTTGAAGATAAGAAAATCCCCTGTTCAGTTATTGCATTAACAGGAACAACGACAGATCGCGAATTAACGGAATTTAAAAATATTGGTTTTACAAAGGTTTTAATTAAACCAATTCTCAAAGCTAAAATGATAGAAGTCATTGAAGAATTCGAAAATTAA
- a CDS encoding response regulator, whose translation MKVLIIDDDPSILELYGLVLENIFGKDCVDRALGPNDAISTISSTKNNYDLVISDYDMPPQGSGKEVYDYIKENNLNLKFILFTSRHPDEVENIIKDKFFNDNDYLYLNKVIRPKEWSNKVKELVHFSEKQRDYAPVRVYNFMRHQKSLCDIYIKLSDKKFIRIINKNENYSLEILEKYYARGTRHLYIAKTDFDQFVSSMSEMSFLETPTVGKTYLEAARNNHTVLKMMVQNLGISSYTFQLASQMAENVLNEIVVDSGVKMMIEKMMKSVDYAYDHSFLTACISAAICEELSLDRNIIRKLTLASLLHDLAITNSNLCRIHDLFPEEIINLNHSQKELIRQHHHLFDNMKIKGDLLEDVKLIISHHHIHDDLYPFNSSFHLDHAQLIQSIFLVSHAFTVELFKSDFNDSDKLTNLSKVKSLFRGANFEKAIMALDRVILVKKKA comes from the coding sequence ATGAAAGTTTTAATCATAGATGATGACCCGAGTATTCTAGAACTCTACGGTCTCGTCTTAGAAAATATTTTTGGAAAAGATTGCGTTGATCGGGCCCTCGGTCCAAACGATGCCATCTCTACGATCTCCTCGACTAAAAATAACTATGATCTCGTCATTTCAGACTATGACATGCCACCTCAGGGAAGTGGTAAGGAAGTCTATGATTATATCAAAGAGAATAATCTTAATTTAAAGTTCATTCTCTTCACATCAAGACATCCAGATGAAGTTGAAAATATTATCAAAGACAAATTTTTTAATGATAACGACTACCTCTATTTGAATAAAGTCATTCGCCCCAAAGAGTGGTCAAATAAGGTCAAAGAACTTGTTCACTTTAGTGAAAAGCAAAGAGATTATGCTCCAGTTAGAGTCTACAACTTTATGCGCCACCAGAAATCACTCTGTGATATCTATATCAAGCTATCCGATAAAAAATTTATCAGAATCATTAATAAAAATGAGAATTATAGTTTAGAAATTCTTGAAAAATACTATGCCAGAGGAACAAGGCACCTCTATATTGCGAAAACAGACTTTGATCAATTCGTCTCCTCTATGAGTGAGATGTCTTTTCTAGAAACACCAACCGTAGGAAAGACTTATCTAGAAGCGGCCAGAAACAATCATACAGTTTTAAAAATGATGGTTCAAAATTTGGGAATTAGCTCCTACACGTTTCAACTTGCCTCACAAATGGCCGAGAATGTCTTAAATGAAATTGTCGTCGATAGTGGCGTCAAGATGATGATAGAAAAAATGATGAAGTCTGTTGATTATGCCTATGATCACTCATTTCTAACGGCCTGTATTAGTGCTGCGATCTGCGAGGAATTATCGCTGGATAGAAATATTATACGAAAACTTACGCTCGCTAGTCTCTTGCATGATTTGGCCATCACCAACTCGAATCTATGCCGTATTCATGACTTATTTCCAGAGGAAATCATAAACCTAAACCACTCTCAGAAAGAGCTTATACGCCAACATCATCACCTCTTTGACAATATGAAGATTAAGGGTGATCTACTCGAAGATGTAAAATTAATTATTTCCCACCATCATATCCATGATGATCTCTATCCTTTTAATTCCTCATTTCACCTCGATCATGCTCAATTAATTCAGAGTATTTTCTTGGTTTCTCACGCTTTTACCGTGGAGTTATTTAAGTCTGACTTCAATGATTCCGATAAGCTAACAAATTTAAGCAAGGTAAAGTCTCTCTTTAGAGGCGCCAACTTCGAAAAGGCAATTATGGCGCTTGATCGAGTCATCCTTGTGAAGAAAAAGGCCTAA
- the trmFO gene encoding methylenetetrahydrofolate--tRNA-(uracil(54)-C(5))-methyltransferase (FADH(2)-oxidizing) TrmFO, producing MEPRVLVIGAGLAGSDAAMFLAERGIKVVLVECKSFKPTEAQKLKTCAELVCTNSLKSKAPDSAHGVLKYEMDKLGSIVLRKGNEHSVPAGDALAVDREQFSAAVSEALRAHENIEFIEKEASDPLAMQEEFNCQYTIVATGPLTSKNLETWILEKLSKDDFYFYDAIAPVVDAESLDYSKLYYKDRHKEVSEEEGVEADYLNAPLNKEQYELFVKELQMAQKVPAQNFEDYKFFESCLPIDIMAERGIDTARFSCMKPIGLEMADGKRPYACVQLRRENLLGSAFNMVGFQTRLTYKEQVRVFRMIPGFEEASFIHLGSVHRNTFLHAKKLLNFDMSSKEFPSVHFAGQITGVEGYTESASMGLYVAHQVFRKIKGLEPVEYPVATGIGALVNYVMTADRPSPSNINFGLLPSVELTKEQRRDRKNRKKVKKALAAQVAREVADVFFKENEV from the coding sequence ATGGAACCAAGAGTTCTTGTGATTGGTGCAGGTCTTGCTGGATCTGATGCGGCAATGTTTCTAGCAGAGAGAGGAATTAAAGTTGTTCTTGTTGAGTGCAAGAGCTTTAAACCTACTGAGGCGCAAAAACTAAAAACTTGTGCTGAACTTGTTTGTACAAATTCATTAAAGTCAAAAGCACCTGATTCTGCCCATGGTGTTCTCAAATATGAAATGGATAAATTGGGCTCAATAGTTCTAAGAAAGGGAAATGAGCATAGCGTTCCAGCTGGTGATGCTCTCGCTGTCGACCGTGAGCAATTTTCGGCGGCCGTTAGTGAAGCTTTAAGAGCTCATGAAAATATCGAATTTATCGAAAAAGAGGCGAGTGACCCTCTTGCTATGCAGGAAGAATTTAACTGCCAATATACAATCGTGGCAACTGGGCCTTTAACGTCAAAGAACTTAGAAACATGGATTTTAGAAAAACTATCTAAAGATGATTTCTATTTTTATGATGCGATTGCTCCTGTTGTTGATGCTGAATCGCTAGATTATTCTAAGCTCTATTATAAAGATCGTCATAAAGAGGTTTCTGAAGAAGAAGGTGTTGAAGCTGATTATCTGAATGCTCCTTTAAATAAAGAGCAATACGAGCTCTTTGTTAAAGAGTTGCAAATGGCACAAAAAGTGCCGGCACAGAACTTCGAAGATTATAAATTTTTCGAGTCCTGCCTTCCAATCGATATCATGGCCGAACGAGGAATTGATACGGCTCGTTTTAGCTGTATGAAACCAATCGGACTTGAGATGGCCGATGGAAAAAGACCTTATGCTTGTGTTCAGCTAAGGCGTGAAAACCTTCTTGGGAGTGCCTTTAATATGGTTGGTTTTCAAACGAGATTAACTTACAAAGAGCAAGTTCGCGTCTTTAGAATGATTCCTGGTTTTGAAGAAGCTAGTTTCATTCACCTTGGCTCTGTTCACAGAAATACATTTCTTCATGCTAAAAAACTTTTGAATTTTGATATGAGTTCTAAGGAATTTCCAAGCGTCCACTTTGCTGGTCAAATTACTGGTGTTGAAGGTTATACTGAAAGCGCATCGATGGGACTTTATGTTGCTCATCAAGTTTTCAGAAAGATTAAAGGATTGGAGCCTGTTGAGTATCCTGTGGCAACGGGAATTGGTGCTCTTGTCAACTATGTTATGACGGCCGATCGTCCAAGTCCTTCAAATATCAACTTTGGTCTTCTTCCAAGTGTGGAGCTTACTAAAGAGCAAAGAAGAGACAGAAAGAATAGAAAGAAAGTAAAAAAGGCCCTCGCAGCGCAAGTTGCTCGCGAAGTGGCCGATGTTTTCTTCAAGGAAAATGAAGTTTAA
- a CDS encoding response regulator: MSLNKKAKTILVVDDDPDLRVFFHKILTNMGHEVFEAENTTDAANMVDKIVPHLIFLDINLDHEKGYLLLEKLKTIDKFRRIKVIMVTASTAKKDIALSKKYGVSGYLVKPVTNNQLLTLMRKMGPKLLYPSYIIPEMEESLHVTARCSGALTKINETSFKYNSKVKFNQQVKLDINSDFFSELNIKHAQFQIFEPSKSLSPGIYESTVQLIGLSDKDMIEIRKIKTKKV; this comes from the coding sequence ATGTCTCTCAATAAAAAAGCAAAGACGATTCTTGTTGTAGACGATGACCCAGATCTTCGCGTTTTCTTCCACAAAATTTTGACCAATATGGGTCATGAAGTTTTTGAAGCAGAAAATACGACAGATGCTGCCAATATGGTTGATAAGATCGTTCCTCATTTGATTTTTCTAGATATCAATCTCGATCACGAGAAAGGTTATCTACTTTTAGAAAAGCTAAAAACGATCGACAAATTTAGAAGAATCAAAGTCATCATGGTAACGGCTTCAACAGCGAAAAAAGATATCGCCCTCTCCAAGAAATACGGTGTTTCAGGCTATCTTGTTAAGCCTGTAACAAACAACCAACTTCTTACGTTAATGAGAAAAATGGGACCAAAATTACTCTACCCTTCTTACATCATTCCAGAAATGGAAGAGAGTTTACACGTAACGGCAAGGTGCTCGGGGGCGTTAACAAAGATTAACGAAACATCGTTTAAATACAATTCAAAAGTTAAGTTTAATCAACAAGTCAAACTCGACATTAACTCTGATTTCTTTTCTGAGTTAAATATCAAGCATGCTCAATTTCAGATTTTTGAGCCGAGTAAGTCTCTTAGCCCAGGAATTTATGAATCAACGGTTCAACTCATTGGCCTCAGTGACAAAGACATGATTGAAATAAGAAAAATAAAGACGAAAAAGGTATAG
- a CDS encoding DMT family transporter: MKGVIFIIMACILWALDTLIRYPLLWSGTSAESIVFVEHLFLTLIFVYALYHSRAKFLGLRLKGVFYFFVIGGLGSAIGTLAFTKAFAIINPSLVILLQKLQPLVAITFAYFFLKERMKKEFFIWSIPCLIGGALISYGDISKGLAGSELSISALFQEGALFGYALTLLAVVSWGASTVFGKKLSLQGFSEIEIMAGRFATGFICLLPVALTLETKTLPHGELWGKIFAMVVISGLLGMYFYYNGLKRISARLCALAEMFFPFCAVAINWIVLGKELTMIQLLGGALLLLGSTVIQIKHY; this comes from the coding sequence ATGAAAGGCGTAATCTTTATCATTATGGCCTGTATTTTATGGGCCCTTGATACTCTTATCCGTTATCCACTTTTATGGTCGGGCACAAGTGCTGAGAGTATTGTTTTTGTTGAGCACCTTTTTTTAACGCTGATCTTTGTTTACGCTCTCTATCACTCGCGCGCTAAATTTTTGGGATTAAGGCTTAAGGGCGTTTTCTATTTCTTTGTTATCGGTGGTTTGGGATCGGCCATTGGAACTCTCGCCTTTACAAAGGCCTTTGCCATAATCAATCCATCGCTTGTTATTTTATTACAGAAACTCCAGCCTCTCGTGGCCATAACATTTGCTTATTTTTTCTTAAAAGAGCGAATGAAAAAAGAGTTTTTTATTTGGTCAATTCCCTGCCTTATCGGTGGAGCGCTGATCTCTTATGGTGATATCTCTAAGGGGCTAGCTGGAAGTGAGTTGTCTATCTCGGCCCTTTTTCAAGAGGGAGCTCTCTTTGGTTACGCACTAACTCTTCTTGCCGTTGTTAGTTGGGGTGCTTCAACTGTCTTTGGAAAGAAGCTCTCACTTCAAGGCTTCAGTGAGATCGAGATCATGGCCGGACGCTTTGCAACAGGATTTATTTGTCTTTTACCTGTTGCTCTTACATTAGAGACAAAAACGCTTCCTCATGGGGAGCTTTGGGGGAAAATCTTTGCTATGGTCGTTATTTCCGGCCTTTTAGGGATGTATTTCTACTATAATGGGCTCAAGAGGATATCTGCCAGGCTTTGTGCTCTTGCAGAGATGTTTTTTCCTTTTTGCGCTGTCGCGATAAATTGGATTGTTTTAGGTAAAGAGCTTACGATGATTCAATTATTAGGTGGTGCGCTATTACTTCTAGGCTCAACTGTGATACAAATTAAACATTATTAA
- a CDS encoding response regulator encodes MENSFLRRPNILLIDDSVDMLNLMKVYINKGKLGDSHVFKNEFHALNFLSGAKVDLVVIDIYLASINGFKIGKILREILNSNVPIIYISSSNNGLQDFYKEDQRNTYFMKKPFDQKTFNDVVKSMMGIAA; translated from the coding sequence ATGGAGAACTCTTTTTTAAGAAGGCCTAATATCCTATTGATTGATGACTCAGTGGATATGCTCAATTTAATGAAAGTCTACATTAATAAAGGCAAGCTAGGGGACTCGCACGTCTTTAAAAATGAGTTTCATGCTCTCAATTTCCTCTCGGGTGCAAAAGTGGACCTGGTTGTTATCGACATTTATCTCGCCTCAATCAATGGTTTTAAGATCGGTAAGATTCTCCGTGAAATTCTCAATTCCAATGTTCCTATTATTTATATTTCTTCAAGTAATAATGGGCTTCAAGACTTCTATAAAGAGGACCAAAGAAATACTTACTTTATGAAAAAGCCATTTGATCAAAAAACGTTTAATGATGTCGTGAAGTCGATGATGGGAATAGCTGCTTAA
- a CDS encoding response regulator, whose product MPKTVLIVDDEESVRFLYTRMFKNEVKSGEFILDFSISGEDALTRIKDGKIENLGLIISDINMPGLSGFELLKEVKEHDEKLPIFMSSAYTDQERQGLAMELGALEYITKPVDFPSLKKKIVEILAD is encoded by the coding sequence ATGCCAAAAACAGTCTTAATTGTTGATGATGAAGAATCAGTACGCTTTCTCTATACGAGAATGTTTAAAAATGAAGTAAAAAGTGGTGAATTCATTTTAGACTTCTCTATCTCTGGAGAAGATGCACTCACACGCATCAAAGACGGCAAAATAGAGAATCTTGGTTTAATTATTTCAGACATCAATATGCCTGGTTTAAGTGGATTTGAACTATTAAAAGAAGTGAAAGAACACGACGAGAAACTCCCAATCTTCATGTCTTCGGCCTATACAGATCAAGAAAGACAAGGCCTTGCAATGGAACTTGGCGCCCTAGAATATATCACAAAGCCAGTCGACTTCCCTAGTCTGAAAAAGAAAATTGTTGAAATTTTAGCTGATTAA
- a CDS encoding response regulator yields the protein MNDLLVICDSKEVQGLIQKQLGNCEFKPLFVKLDAIETIDQKFNLVLIASEEDPYVICRTLRESSAFKKIIKKNGTLFIIDREDNIDHRVLGFQAGAQDLININNPGELCQKVKSVLRPGKAWEGVNAVVVDDEIISAKFISHVIKSKGAKSKVFQNALEALEYIKENPEVDLILTDHMMPEMSGIEFVKKIRGEYGLKTIPIIFISALQDSSEVLKFYKAGGNDYISKPLIKEELFIKVDQILKLRRQSKMLLKQVKELEELDRLKDQFLAVASHDLRSPLNVILGLSDLLEKDSEFNDDVHEMGKQIHNSGKQVLDMVEELLELSEVQLGKANAQLQIVSISDILKDCLYKIEMANDKHIQFINETQGQILANINSGLIVRLITNLLSNAYKFTPKNGVVRSSITRDQDQDKIILKIQDTGIGIPEEFKEKLFERMSGVGRKGTEGERSVGLGLSIVKDIADKHNAEIKVVSEENVGTTFYILFNDLANDEREAS from the coding sequence ATGAATGATCTTTTAGTTATTTGTGATTCAAAAGAAGTGCAAGGGTTGATTCAAAAGCAACTTGGAAACTGTGAGTTTAAACCACTCTTCGTAAAGTTAGATGCAATAGAGACGATTGATCAAAAGTTTAACTTGGTGCTTATTGCTAGTGAAGAGGACCCCTATGTCATTTGTCGAACTCTACGAGAATCTAGTGCCTTTAAAAAAATTATAAAGAAAAATGGGACTCTTTTTATCATTGATCGCGAAGATAATATTGATCATCGAGTTCTCGGTTTTCAGGCCGGAGCGCAAGATCTTATCAATATCAATAATCCTGGAGAACTATGCCAGAAGGTAAAATCGGTTTTAAGACCAGGAAAAGCATGGGAAGGGGTAAATGCTGTTGTCGTTGATGATGAAATCATTTCCGCAAAATTTATCTCACACGTTATCAAATCCAAAGGGGCAAAATCTAAAGTCTTTCAAAATGCCCTTGAAGCTCTAGAATATATCAAAGAAAATCCTGAAGTTGATCTCATCTTAACTGATCATATGATGCCCGAGATGTCTGGAATTGAATTTGTTAAAAAAATTCGAGGTGAATATGGTCTTAAAACGATTCCAATCATTTTTATTAGTGCGCTTCAAGATTCATCAGAAGTCTTAAAGTTTTATAAGGCCGGTGGAAATGATTATATTTCTAAACCACTAATCAAAGAAGAGCTCTTCATTAAAGTTGATCAGATATTAAAACTGAGAAGACAAAGTAAAATGCTCTTAAAGCAAGTGAAGGAATTAGAAGAACTCGATCGCCTTAAAGACCAGTTCTTAGCAGTTGCTTCTCACGATTTAAGATCTCCTCTCAATGTTATTTTAGGGCTTTCTGATTTACTGGAAAAAGACAGTGAATTTAATGACGATGTTCATGAGATGGGTAAACAAATTCACAATTCTGGTAAGCAAGTTCTTGATATGGTCGAAGAACTTTTAGAACTTTCTGAAGTTCAACTTGGAAAAGCAAATGCTCAACTTCAGATTGTCAGTATCTCCGATATTTTGAAAGACTGCCTTTATAAAATTGAAATGGCCAATGATAAGCACATTCAATTTATCAATGAAACTCAAGGACAGATTCTGGCCAATATAAATAGTGGCTTGATTGTTCGCTTGATAACAAACTTACTATCGAATGCCTATAAGTTTACTCCAAAAAATGGTGTTGTTCGTAGCTCCATTACAAGAGATCAAGATCAAGATAAAATTATTTTAAAGATTCAAGACACTGGTATTGGTATCCCTGAAGAGTTCAAAGAGAAGCTATTTGAACGCATGAGTGGTGTCGGGAGAAAGGGGACTGAGGGAGAGCGCTCTGTTGGCCTAGGGCTCAGTATTGTTAAAGATATAGCCGATAAGCATAATGCGGAAATAAAAGTTGTTAGCGAAGAAAATGTTGGGACAACTTTTTATATTCTCTTTAACGATCTGGCCAATGATGAAAGGGAGGCCTCTTGA